Proteins encoded in a region of the Procambarus clarkii isolate CNS0578487 chromosome 28, FALCON_Pclarkii_2.0, whole genome shotgun sequence genome:
- the LOC138369362 gene encoding SUMO-interacting motif-containing protein 1-like, translating to MTRLEVLVVTCYQYDFDASGLLVDASGLIVDDSGFLVDASGLLVDASGLLVDASGLLVDASGLLVDASGLLVDASGLLVDASGLLVDASGLIVDDSGFLVDASGLLVDASGLLVDASGLLVDASGLLVDASGLLVDASGLLVDASGLLVDASGLLVDASGLLVDASGLLVDASGLPVDASGLIVDASGPRVDASGLLVDASGLLVDASGLLVDASGLLADASGLLVDASGLLVDASGLLVDASGLLVDASGLLVDASGLLVDASGLLVDNSGLLVDASGLLVDASGLLVDASGLLVDASGLLVDASGLLVDASGLLVDASGLLVDASGLLVDASGLLVDASGLLVDASGLLVDASGLLVDASGLLVDASGLLVDASGLLVDASGLLVDASGLLVDASGLLVDASGLLVDASGLLVDASGLLVDASGLLVDASGLLVDASGLLVDASGLLVDASGLLVDASGLLVDASGLLVDASGLLVDASGLLVNSSNLTLHYR from the coding sequence ATGACTCGACTGGAAGTCCTAGTTGTCACCTGCTACCAATATGACTTCGATGCCTCAGGACTCCTTGTAGATGCCTCGGGACTCATTGTAGATGACTCGGGATTCCTTGTAGATGCCTCGGGACTCCTTGTAGATGCCTCGGGACTCCTTGTAGATGCCTCGGGACTCCTTGTAGATGCCTCGGGACTCCTTGTAGATGCCTCGGGACTCCTTGTAGATGCCTCGGGACTCCTTGTAGATGCCTCGGGACTCCTTGTAGATGCCTCGGGACTCATTGTAGATGACTCGGGATTCCTTGTAGATGCCTCGGGACTCCTTGTAGATGCCTCGGGACTCCTTGTAGATGCCTCGGGACTCCTTGTAGATGCCTCGGGACTCCTTGTTGATGCCTCGGGACTCCTTGTTGATGCCTCGGGACTCCTTGTAGATGCCTCAGGACTCCTTGTAGATGCCTCAGGACTCCTTGTAGATGCCTCAGGACTCCTTGTAGATGCCTCAGGACTCCTTGTAGATGCCTCAGGACTCCCTGTAGATGCCTCGGGACTCATTGTAGATGCCTCGGGACCCCGTGTAGATGCCTCGGGACTCCTTGTAGATGCCTCGGGACTCCTTGTAGATGCCTCGGGACTCCTTGTTGATGCCTCGGGACTCCTTGCTGATGCCTCGGGACTCCTTGTAGATGCCTCGGGACTCCTTGTAGATGCCTCGGGACTCCTTGTAGATGCCTCGGGACTCCTTGTAGATGCCTCGGGACTCCTTGTAGATGCCTCGGGACTCCTTGTAGATGCCTCAGGACTCCTTGTAGATAACTCGGGACTCCTTGTAGATGCCTCGGGACTCCTTGTAGATGCCTCAGGACTCCTTGTAGATGCCTCGGGACTCCTTGTAGATGCCTCGGGACTCCTTGTAGATGCCTCGGGACTCCTTGTAGATGCCTCGGGACTCCTTGTAGATGCCTCGGGACTCCTTGTAGATGCCTCGGGACTCCTTGTAGATGCCTCGGGACTCCTTGTAGATGCCTCAGGACTCCTTGTAGATGCCTCAGGACTCCTTGTAGATGCCTCGGGACTCCTTGTAGATGCCTCGGGACTCCTTGTAGATGCCTCAGGACTCCTTGTAGATGCCTCAGGACTCCTTGTAGATGCCTCGGGACTCCTTGTAGATGCCTCGGGACTCCTTGTAGATGCCTCAGGACTCCTTGTAGATGCCTCAGGACTCCTTGTAGATGCCTCAGGACTCCTTGTAGATGCCTCAGGACTCCTTGTAGATGCCTCGGGACTCCTTGTAGATGCCTCGGGACTCCTTGTAGATGCCTCAGGACTCCTTGTAGATGCCTCAGGACTCCTTGTAGATGCCTCAGGACTCCTTGTAGATGCCTCGGGACTCCTTGTAGATGCCTCAGGACTCCTTGTAGATGCCTCGGGACTCCTTGTAGATGCCTCGGGACTCCTTGTAAATTCATCGAACCTCACGTTACATTACCGTTAG